A single genomic interval of Prionailurus viverrinus isolate Anna chromosome A2, UM_Priviv_1.0, whole genome shotgun sequence harbors:
- the MCOLN1 gene encoding mucolipin-1: MAAPVGRRGSETERLLTPSPGYGTRAGASPVPPEEEDLRRRLKYFFMSPCDKFRAKGRKPFKLMLQVVKILVVTVQLILFGLSNQLAVTFREENTIAFRHLFLLGYSDGADDTFAAYTREQLYQAIFHTVDQYLMLPDVSLGRYAYVRGGGGPWANGSALALCQHYYHRGHVDPANDTFDIDPLVVTDCIRVDPPERPLVPPSDDLSLSDGSASYKNLTLKFHKLINVTIHFQLKTINLQSLINNEIPDCYTFSVLITFDNKAHSGRIPISLETQAHIQECKHPSVFRHGDNSFRLLFDVVVILTCSFSFLLCARSLLRGFLLQNEFVGFMWRQRGRVISLWERLEFVNGWYILLVTSDVLTISGTVMKIGIEAKNLASYDVCSILLGTSTLLVWVGVIRYLTFFHKYNILIATLRVALPSVMRFCCCVAVIYLGYCFCGWIVLGPYHVKFRSLSMVSECLFSLINGDDMFVTFAAMQAQQGRSSLVWLFSQLYLYSFISLFIYMVLSLFIALITGAYDTIKHPGGAGAEESELQAYIAQCQDSPTSGKFRRGSGSACSLLCCCSRDASEEHSLLVN; the protein is encoded by the exons ATGGCAGCCCCCGTGGGCCGGCGCGGCTCAG aGACGGAGCGCCTCCTGACACCCAGTCCTGGGTATGGCACCCGGGCCGGGGCTTCCCCGGTCCCTCCGGAAGAGGAGGACCTGCGTCGCCgcctcaaatattttttcatgagtCCCTGTGACAAATTCCGGGCCAAGGGTCGCAAGCCCTTCAAGCTGATGCTGCAAGTCGTGAAGATCTTGGTGGTCACTGTGCAG CTCATCCTGTTCGGGCTCAGCAACCAGCTGGCAGTGACCTTCCGGGAAGAGAACACCATTGCCTTCCGGCACCTCTTCCTCCTGGGCTACTCTGATGGGGCGGATGATACCTTCGCAGCCTACACGCGGGAGCAGCTCTACCAGGCCATCTTCCACACCGTGGACCAG TACCTGATGCTCCCCGATGTGTCGCTGGGCCGGTATGCCTACGTGCGGGGCGGAGGTGGCCCCTGGGCCAATGGCTCGGCCCTGGCCCTCTGCCAGCACTACTACCACCGCGGCCACGTGGACCCGGCCAACGACACCTTTGACATTGATCCGCTGGTTGTCACTG ACTGCATCCGGGTGGACCCCCCTGAGAGACCCCTTGTGCCCCCCAGTGATGATCTCTCCCTCTCGGACGGCAGCGCCAGTTACAAGAACCTCACGCTCAAATTCCACAA gcTGATCAACGTCACCATCCACTTCCAGCTGAAGACCATCAACCTCCAGAGCCTGATCAACAATGAAATTCCAGACTGCTACACCTTCAGTGTCCTG ATCACTTTTGACAATAAGGCGCACAGCGGCCGTATCCCCATCAGCCTGGAGACCCAGGCCCACATCCAGGAGTGTAAGCACCCCAGCGTCTTCAGGCACG GAGACAACAGCTTCCGGCTCCTGTTTGACGTGGTCGTGATCCTCAcctgctccttctccttcctgctgtGTGCCCGCTCGCTGCTCCGTGGCTTTCTGCTGCAGAAC gAGTTTGTTGGGTTCATGTGGCGGCAGCGGGGACGGGTCATCAGCCTGTGGGAGCGGCTGGAATTTGTCAACGGCTGGTACATCCTGCTGGTCACCAGCGATGTGCTCACTATCTCGGGTACCGTCATGAAGATTGGCATCGAAGCCAAG AACCTGGCGAGCTACGATGTCTGCAGCATCCTCCTGGGAACTTCCACCTTGCTCGTCTGGGTCGGCGTCATCCGCTATCTGACCTTCTTCCATAAGTACAAC ATTCTCATTGCCACGCTGCGGGTGGCCCTGCCCAGCGTCATGCGTTTCTGCTGCTGTGTGGCTGTCATCTACTTGGGCTATTGCTTCTGTGGCTGGATCGTGTTGGGGCCCTACCACGTGAAG TTTCGCTCGCTGTCCATGGTGTCCGAGTGCCTGTTCTCGCTCATCAACGGGGACGACATGTTCGTGACGTTCGCCGCGATGCAGGCCCAGCAGGGCCGCAGCAGCCTCGTCTGGCTGTTCTCCCAGCTCTACCTCTACTCCTTCATCAGCCTCTTCATCTACATGGTGCTGAGCCTTTTCATCGCGCTCATCACTGGTGCCTACGACACCATCAAG CACCCCGGAGGTGCTGGCGCGGAGGAGAGCGAGCTCCAGGCCTACATCGCGCAGTGCCAGGACAGCCCCACCTCCGGCAAGTTCCGTCGAGGGAGCGGCTCGGCCTGCAGCCTCCTCTGCTGCTGCAGCAG GGACGCCTCGGAGGAGCATTCGCTGCTGGTGAATTGA
- the ZNF358 gene encoding zinc finger protein 358 isoform X1 — MQRGAEPWNWVLETSSAGSHDFHPDPALEAASISTPGMRRSVLVRNPGHKGPRPAYDELDSDSEDLDPNPEELDPEPDPEDLNTVSEDVDPSYEDLEPVSEDLDPDAEAPSSVSGTRDSDPQDLDPMSSSFDLDPDVIGPVPLVLDPNSDTLSPTEAPDLDPLSSSLTAAPEVLAASPAVLPAPASPPRPFSCPDCGRAFRRSSGLSQHRRTHSGEKPYRCPDCGKSFSHGATLAQHRGIHTGARPYQCAACGKAFGWRSTLLKHRSSHSGEKPHHCPVCGKAFGHGSLLAQHLRTHGGPRPHKCPVCAKGFGQGSALLKHLRTHTGERPYPCPQCGKAFGQSSALLQHQRTHTAERPYRCPHCGKAFGQSSNLQHHLRIHTGERPYACPHCSKAFGQSSALLQHLHVHSGERPYRCQLCGKAFGQASSLTKHKRVHEGAAAAAAAAAAAAAGLGLSPASMLRPGQVSLLGPDAVSVLGSGLGLSPGPSSGLGSDPGSEPGSLPNPSPKAVSGSESTPTPDSIKASDPKPGHDADPDLVASPDHGSGPSSDSNPESHPEPCSPTHDTVSPALPTGESPEWVREQGALLGPDG, encoded by the exons atgcagagaggggcagagccctGGAACTGGGTACTGGAGACCTCTAGTGCCGGGTCTCATGACTTCCATCCAG ATCCGGCCCTAGAAGCAGCCAGCATTTCCACACCAGGGATGCGGCGCTCGGTCCTGGTCAGGAACCCAGGCCACAAAGGCCCAAGGCCCGCTTATGACGAGCTTGACTCTGACTCCGAGGACCTGGACCCCAACCCCGAAGAGCTGGACCCAGAGCCCGACCCAGAAGACCTCAACACTGTCTCCGAAGATGTGGACCCCAGCTATGAAGATCTGGAGCCCGTCTCTGAGGATCTGGACCCCGATGCTGAAGCTCCGAGCTCCGTCTCGGGGACCCGTGACTCGGATCCCCAAGATCTCGACCCCATGTCCTCAAGTTTCGACCTGGATCCAGACGTCATCGGCCCTGTCCCCCTGGTTCTTGACCCCAACAGCGACACCCTCAGCCCCACCGAAGCCCCAGACCTGGACCCCCTCTCATCTAGCCTCACTGCCGCTCCCGAGGTCCTGGCCGCCAGCCCCGCGGTGCTTCCTGCTCCTGCCAGCCCTCCCCGGCCCTTCTCCTGCCCCGATTGCGGGCGAGCCTTCCGCCGCAGCTCGGGGCTGAGCCAGCACCGCCGCACCCACAGCGGCGAGAAGCCCTACCGCTGCCCCGACTGCGGCAAGTCGTTCAGCCACGGCGCCACGCTGGCCCAGCACCGGGGCATCCACACGGGCGCGCGGCCCTACCAGTGCGCCGCCTGCGGCAAGGCCTTCGGCTGGCGCTCCACGCTGCTGAAGCACCGCAGCAGCCACAGCGGCGAGAAGCCGCACCACTGCCCCGTGTGCGGCAAGGCCTTCGGGCACGGCTCGCTGCTGGCGCAGCACCTGCGCACGCACGGCGGCCCGCGGCCGCACAAGTGCCCCGTGTGCGCCAAGGGCTTCGGGCAGGGCTCCGCGCTGCTGAAGCACCTGCGCACGCACACGGGCGAGCGGCCGTACCCGTGCCCGCAGTGCGGCAAAGCCTTCGGCCAGAGCTCGGCGCTGCTGCAGCACCAGCGCACGCACACGGCGGAGCGCCCGTACCGCTGTCCCCACTGCGGCAAGGCGTTCGGCCAGAGCTCCAACCTGCAGCACCACCTGCGCATCCACACGGGCGAGCGGCCCTACGCCTGCCCCCACTGCTCCAAGGCCTTCGGGCAGAGCTCCGCGCTGCTGCAGCACCTGCACGTGCATTCCGGAGAGCGCCCCTACCGCTGCCAGCTCTGCGGCAAGGCCTTCGGCCAGGCTTCCAGCCTCACCAAGCACAAGCGCGTGCACGAGGGCGCCGCCGCGGCGGCTGCCGCTGCCGCGGCGGCCGCCGCAGGCCTGGGCCTCAGTCCTGCTTCGATGCTGCGGCCCGGGCAGGTCTCCCTCCTGGGGCCCGATGCTGTGTCTGTTCTCGGCTCCGGCCTGGGCCTCAGCCCTGGCCCCAGCTCTGGCCTTGGCTCTGACCCTGGCTCCGAGCCGGGCTCCCTCCCTAATCCCAGCCCCAAAGCTGTCTCTGGCTCCGAATCTACCCCCACCCCTGATTCTATCAAAGCTTCTGACCCTAAGCCTGGTCACGACGCAGATCCCGACCTTGTGGCCAGCCCTGACCACGGATCTGGCCCCAGCTCCGACTCCAACCCCGAGTCTCATCCCGAACCCTGCTCCCCCACCCATGACACTGTCAGCCCAGCCCTCCCTACTGGCGAGAGTCCTGAGTGGGTGCGGGAACAAGGGGCGCTGCTGGGGCCCGACGGCTGA
- the ZNF358 gene encoding zinc finger protein 358 isoform X2, protein MRRSVLVRNPGHKGPRPAYDELDSDSEDLDPNPEELDPEPDPEDLNTVSEDVDPSYEDLEPVSEDLDPDAEAPSSVSGTRDSDPQDLDPMSSSFDLDPDVIGPVPLVLDPNSDTLSPTEAPDLDPLSSSLTAAPEVLAASPAVLPAPASPPRPFSCPDCGRAFRRSSGLSQHRRTHSGEKPYRCPDCGKSFSHGATLAQHRGIHTGARPYQCAACGKAFGWRSTLLKHRSSHSGEKPHHCPVCGKAFGHGSLLAQHLRTHGGPRPHKCPVCAKGFGQGSALLKHLRTHTGERPYPCPQCGKAFGQSSALLQHQRTHTAERPYRCPHCGKAFGQSSNLQHHLRIHTGERPYACPHCSKAFGQSSALLQHLHVHSGERPYRCQLCGKAFGQASSLTKHKRVHEGAAAAAAAAAAAAAGLGLSPASMLRPGQVSLLGPDAVSVLGSGLGLSPGPSSGLGSDPGSEPGSLPNPSPKAVSGSESTPTPDSIKASDPKPGHDADPDLVASPDHGSGPSSDSNPESHPEPCSPTHDTVSPALPTGESPEWVREQGALLGPDG, encoded by the coding sequence ATGCGGCGCTCGGTCCTGGTCAGGAACCCAGGCCACAAAGGCCCAAGGCCCGCTTATGACGAGCTTGACTCTGACTCCGAGGACCTGGACCCCAACCCCGAAGAGCTGGACCCAGAGCCCGACCCAGAAGACCTCAACACTGTCTCCGAAGATGTGGACCCCAGCTATGAAGATCTGGAGCCCGTCTCTGAGGATCTGGACCCCGATGCTGAAGCTCCGAGCTCCGTCTCGGGGACCCGTGACTCGGATCCCCAAGATCTCGACCCCATGTCCTCAAGTTTCGACCTGGATCCAGACGTCATCGGCCCTGTCCCCCTGGTTCTTGACCCCAACAGCGACACCCTCAGCCCCACCGAAGCCCCAGACCTGGACCCCCTCTCATCTAGCCTCACTGCCGCTCCCGAGGTCCTGGCCGCCAGCCCCGCGGTGCTTCCTGCTCCTGCCAGCCCTCCCCGGCCCTTCTCCTGCCCCGATTGCGGGCGAGCCTTCCGCCGCAGCTCGGGGCTGAGCCAGCACCGCCGCACCCACAGCGGCGAGAAGCCCTACCGCTGCCCCGACTGCGGCAAGTCGTTCAGCCACGGCGCCACGCTGGCCCAGCACCGGGGCATCCACACGGGCGCGCGGCCCTACCAGTGCGCCGCCTGCGGCAAGGCCTTCGGCTGGCGCTCCACGCTGCTGAAGCACCGCAGCAGCCACAGCGGCGAGAAGCCGCACCACTGCCCCGTGTGCGGCAAGGCCTTCGGGCACGGCTCGCTGCTGGCGCAGCACCTGCGCACGCACGGCGGCCCGCGGCCGCACAAGTGCCCCGTGTGCGCCAAGGGCTTCGGGCAGGGCTCCGCGCTGCTGAAGCACCTGCGCACGCACACGGGCGAGCGGCCGTACCCGTGCCCGCAGTGCGGCAAAGCCTTCGGCCAGAGCTCGGCGCTGCTGCAGCACCAGCGCACGCACACGGCGGAGCGCCCGTACCGCTGTCCCCACTGCGGCAAGGCGTTCGGCCAGAGCTCCAACCTGCAGCACCACCTGCGCATCCACACGGGCGAGCGGCCCTACGCCTGCCCCCACTGCTCCAAGGCCTTCGGGCAGAGCTCCGCGCTGCTGCAGCACCTGCACGTGCATTCCGGAGAGCGCCCCTACCGCTGCCAGCTCTGCGGCAAGGCCTTCGGCCAGGCTTCCAGCCTCACCAAGCACAAGCGCGTGCACGAGGGCGCCGCCGCGGCGGCTGCCGCTGCCGCGGCGGCCGCCGCAGGCCTGGGCCTCAGTCCTGCTTCGATGCTGCGGCCCGGGCAGGTCTCCCTCCTGGGGCCCGATGCTGTGTCTGTTCTCGGCTCCGGCCTGGGCCTCAGCCCTGGCCCCAGCTCTGGCCTTGGCTCTGACCCTGGCTCCGAGCCGGGCTCCCTCCCTAATCCCAGCCCCAAAGCTGTCTCTGGCTCCGAATCTACCCCCACCCCTGATTCTATCAAAGCTTCTGACCCTAAGCCTGGTCACGACGCAGATCCCGACCTTGTGGCCAGCCCTGACCACGGATCTGGCCCCAGCTCCGACTCCAACCCCGAGTCTCATCCCGAACCCTGCTCCCCCACCCATGACACTGTCAGCCCAGCCCTCCCTACTGGCGAGAGTCCTGAGTGGGTGCGGGAACAAGGGGCGCTGCTGGGGCCCGACGGCTGA